From the Saccharobesus litoralis genome, one window contains:
- a CDS encoding sulfatase, producing the protein MTRNTRLGFVLFGVAFLALLSCRATDRATDIDATDAPMTKVTQTVHSKETPNILVFLVDDLRADLGAYGHQQVISPNIDKLASEGVTFTQAYAQQAICGPSRVSIMTGLRPETTGLYTIRRDGRLRPNQPDALSMPQLFKANGYQTVSIGKVYHAVTDDQDSWSTHIKKLDNFYSIPGNKQAKFAYEAGDVDDEFYKDGKVATDTIKTLQQLKDDKFLMFVGFSKPHLPFNAPKKYWDLYDSEQFAVPSRKKPDDMYRLALTRWGELRMYGGIPKQGDTSDELTKTLIHGYYATVSYMDAQVGRVMQALEDLNLRDNTLVILMSDHGYKLGEYGTWNKHTNMELDTRVPLIISRELSHPNRQAGVTSDAVVENVDIFPTVTEISGLPQPKVDGKSLVTLIDKPNMPWTNAAYSLFNRGKIMGVTVTDGQWRYTEWRDAATQQIRFTELYDHSESDIATSNVSGQVEHVNLEAKLKNLLHDKFPLSAPSFYEKRHIKNNELVQ; encoded by the coding sequence ATGACGCGTAATACACGATTGGGTTTTGTACTTTTTGGGGTGGCTTTTTTAGCGCTATTGTCTTGCCGAGCTACGGATCGAGCTACGGATATAGATGCGACTGATGCACCAATGACAAAAGTCACACAAACGGTACACAGCAAAGAAACACCGAATATTTTAGTGTTTTTAGTGGATGATTTACGCGCTGATTTGGGGGCGTATGGTCATCAACAGGTGATTAGCCCTAACATTGATAAGCTGGCAAGTGAAGGGGTTACCTTTACCCAAGCCTATGCGCAACAAGCTATCTGTGGGCCTTCGCGTGTGAGTATTATGACCGGCTTACGCCCTGAAACCACGGGTTTGTACACCATTCGGCGTGATGGGCGCTTACGACCAAATCAACCTGATGCGCTTTCTATGCCGCAGTTATTTAAAGCCAATGGTTATCAAACAGTGAGCATTGGCAAGGTTTATCACGCCGTCACCGACGATCAAGATAGCTGGTCAACTCATATCAAGAAGCTCGATAACTTTTATTCGATACCCGGTAATAAGCAAGCCAAATTTGCTTATGAAGCCGGTGATGTCGATGACGAATTTTACAAAGACGGCAAAGTCGCGACAGATACAATTAAAACGCTACAACAACTAAAAGACGACAAGTTTTTGATGTTTGTTGGTTTTAGCAAACCGCATTTACCGTTTAATGCACCCAAAAAATATTGGGACCTGTACGACTCAGAGCAGTTCGCTGTGCCTAGCCGCAAAAAGCCTGATGATATGTATCGCTTAGCGCTTACCCGTTGGGGAGAATTACGCATGTATGGTGGCATTCCTAAACAAGGTGATACCAGTGATGAGTTAACCAAAACCTTAATCCATGGCTATTACGCCACCGTTAGCTATATGGATGCGCAGGTTGGGCGCGTAATGCAAGCCTTGGAAGATTTGAACTTACGTGACAATACCTTGGTTATTTTAATGAGCGATCATGGCTACAAATTGGGTGAATACGGTACTTGGAATAAACATACCAATATGGAGTTAGATACCCGAGTGCCATTAATTATTAGTCGTGAGCTTTCTCATCCTAATCGCCAAGCTGGCGTTACCTCAGACGCTGTAGTGGAAAATGTTGATATTTTCCCCACCGTGACTGAGATCAGTGGTTTACCTCAACCAAAGGTCGATGGCAAAAGCCTTGTGACATTAATCGACAAGCCAAATATGCCGTGGACTAACGCCGCTTATAGTTTATTTAACCGTGGAAAAATCATGGGGGTGACGGTGACGGATGGACAGTGGCGCTACACAGAGTGGCGTGACGCGGCAACACAACAGATTAGGTTCACTGAGCTGTATGACCACAGTGAAAGCGATATTGCTACCAGCAATGTTTCGGGGCAAGTAGAGCACGTTAACTTAGAGGCTAAGCTCAAAAACTTGTTGCATGACAAATTTCCATTATCAGCGCCGTCTTTCTATGAAAAACGCCATATTAAAAATAATGAATTAGTCCAGTAA
- a CDS encoding VC0807 family protein, with product MQKQNNPLLELIFNIVVPSVILMKFSGEDALGPVNGLIVALAFPLIYGVFELIKYKKYNFFSILGFVSVLMTGGIGLLELDNQWLAVKEALVPGLIGLVVWISGLLGKPLVSKLLINDTVMKTDMVYEQLKHNNSEQAFTHSLARANYFFAGTFAFSAVVNYFLATYIVTSPSGTPEFNEELGQLTIWSYPMIVIPSMLMMFAIMYFIWKSINKHTQLSFEQVFNTQ from the coding sequence ATGCAAAAACAGAACAACCCACTCTTAGAGTTAATTTTTAATATTGTTGTCCCTTCCGTAATCTTAATGAAGTTCAGTGGTGAGGATGCATTAGGTCCAGTTAATGGCTTAATTGTCGCGTTAGCCTTTCCTTTGATTTACGGTGTTTTTGAACTAATCAAATACAAAAAATACAATTTCTTCTCTATCTTAGGTTTTGTCAGTGTATTAATGACAGGTGGTATTGGTTTACTGGAATTAGATAATCAGTGGCTCGCGGTGAAAGAAGCATTAGTGCCTGGCTTGATCGGCCTTGTTGTGTGGATATCAGGGTTATTAGGTAAACCATTAGTCTCCAAGTTATTAATCAATGACACGGTAATGAAGACTGACATGGTTTATGAGCAGCTAAAACATAATAACTCTGAGCAGGCCTTTACTCATTCTTTAGCTCGTGCCAACTACTTCTTCGCTGGGACCTTTGCCTTCTCTGCTGTGGTTAATTACTTTTTAGCCACTTATATCGTTACCAGCCCATCAGGTACCCCAGAATTTAATGAAGAGTTAGGCCAACTGACCATTTGGAGTTATCCAATGATAGTTATCCCGTCAATGCTTATGATGTTTGCCATTATGTATTTTATTTGGAAAAGCATTAACAAGCATACTCAGCTATCGTTTGAGCAGGTGTTTAATACACAATAG
- a CDS encoding aldose epimerase family protein: MFTTTWKKTVWIIALGLALSGCQLFNHARVPHEKAHEKVPPITVSQQKWGEVDGQAVYLYTLKNAQGMTVKVSNWGGYVQSILVPDRHGKFEDVILGYDTWQEYYNDCCYSGPIVGRFGNRIAKGQFEIDGVTYQLTTNNGGPNNNINQLHGGLKGLHKRLWQGQIVDNKVEINYLSIDGEEGYPGNLAIKVTFSLDQNNGFKISYQATTDKKTPVNLTSHTYFNLSGNMQRDVEGQKLQIIAEQITPVDHLLIPTGALVPVAGTPFDFRQPMKIGEKIRTHDQQLKMGGGVDSVFGGYDHNWLFSDYDGSMKVQASLYDPVSGRHMSIETQEPALQFYAGNFMDGSVIGKGGKPVEHRYGIALEPQHYPDSPNQPHFPNTILAPGEVYQTATIYRFSLR, encoded by the coding sequence ATGTTTACAACAACTTGGAAAAAAACAGTTTGGATAATAGCGCTGGGGTTGGCTTTGAGCGGGTGCCAGCTTTTTAATCATGCAAGAGTGCCGCATGAAAAAGCACATGAAAAAGTGCCACCTATAACTGTCAGCCAGCAAAAATGGGGTGAAGTCGATGGCCAAGCCGTTTATTTATATACCTTAAAAAACGCACAAGGTATGACAGTAAAAGTGTCAAACTGGGGTGGTTATGTGCAATCTATTTTGGTGCCAGACCGCCATGGTAAATTTGAAGATGTCATACTCGGTTATGATACTTGGCAAGAGTATTACAACGATTGTTGTTATTCAGGACCTATAGTGGGACGTTTTGGAAATCGTATTGCTAAAGGGCAGTTTGAGATTGATGGTGTCACTTATCAGTTAACGACGAATAATGGCGGCCCCAATAATAATATCAACCAATTACACGGTGGTTTAAAAGGATTGCATAAGCGCTTGTGGCAAGGTCAAATTGTTGATAATAAAGTAGAAATTAACTACTTATCAATTGACGGTGAGGAAGGGTATCCCGGTAATTTAGCGATTAAAGTTACCTTTAGTTTAGATCAAAATAACGGTTTTAAAATTTCCTACCAAGCCACGACAGACAAAAAAACACCGGTGAATTTAACGTCACATACCTATTTTAATTTATCCGGTAACATGCAACGTGATGTTGAAGGGCAAAAGCTGCAAATAATCGCCGAACAAATCACACCAGTTGACCATCTACTGATCCCTACAGGGGCGTTAGTACCTGTAGCAGGAACACCATTTGATTTTCGTCAACCGATGAAAATTGGCGAGAAAATTCGGACACATGATCAGCAATTAAAAATGGGCGGTGGGGTTGATAGCGTATTTGGCGGGTATGATCATAATTGGCTGTTTAGTGATTACGACGGTTCTATGAAGGTGCAAGCGTCTTTGTATGATCCTGTGAGTGGGCGTCATATGTCAATAGAAACCCAAGAGCCAGCATTACAGTTTTATGCGGGTAACTTTATGGATGGTTCAGTTATTGGTAAAGGCGGTAAACCGGTTGAGCATAGATATGGGATCGCATTAGAACCACAGCATTACCCTGATTCACCCAATCAACCACACTTTCCTAATACGATCCTCGCGCCGGGTGAGGTTTATCAAACAGCGACAATATATCGTTTTTCGCTGCGATAA